A part of Melittangium boletus DSM 14713 genomic DNA contains:
- a CDS encoding sensor histidine kinase, with amino-acid sequence MSSSRLAVPLLVGLFALVSPFVHGAEPQGRIGFRGYGTDVGIETQEISWVVQDGDGFVWACASDAMYRFDGGRFERFDSEFGLPSTDVNDLTLDARGHLLLVTRKGVVRWDGRRFVPVRMPDGGARVWSVRVDPSNRMWVGTEYGLFVQSGADRFVPVHGWPGGPVLMLGMDASGALQVVSDTLLGSRDPQGGWLVHALPGRPEGIRALVRDGQGRLWLSSEGWLAMQPKGGGPLRDRSSLLEGLPGAGNRLHVGRRGQLQVPSARGLLEVEGDHVELLRLSLPERVSRAWDILEDRQGTLWAASVGVHRSLGRGLWRVHDASTGLPSSIVWGLARGGDGTLWVGTEKGLAHATQEGWGVVPGLEDFSLKALLVDPDGAVWSAGRPSGLHRYEPGSGTLRTFGKASGYSAKNTFSLLREPDGTLWAATTSGLLRGVVEQGEASFTNVLPTTPGGMAFVGLARDAEGRLWASGDGLFVREMGRFRHLVGKEEGLRHDHLSFLLIRRDGRMCVAYHEPLGLSCFSYREGRLTDLVHLDRGTGLHSNFIYQLGEDAAGRLWIGTGAGVHVVSGDGTLEHFGASGGAPGDDFNGNSFLADQDGAVWTGTTMGLGRFDGARYGGPVEPRIALLGIHLGARTWSRPPLEGIEARPGEDALQVRFADLGALDEGELEHEARLVGLDDWHPVTGRSVRYGSLPPGEYRFELRARNGQGVWKRGVEFELRIPTPWWASWWARGLGGLSLGVVVMGIGRWRSVALRRRNSELERLVEARTAELAREREKVAQAEKLSAMGQLMARLSHEINNPLTAIHNNLPPVREYFEQQAEVLRHCRERLSAHPDEARELERIWREQQLDFVLEDTPEALETMRFATERIRSIQADLRAFLRGERPRLEVGDLNETVRATVEFVRRSLPPGARVDVDCGDVPRFAFHAGQLGQVLLNLLRNALDAMGSEGGEVRVSTRVVAEGQVELVVADDGPGIPPVLRARIFEPFFTTKDVGRGSGLGLAICRQIIAENHQGSLELDESVPRGACFRIRLPLV; translated from the coding sequence ATGTCGTCGAGCCGCCTCGCCGTGCCCTTGCTCGTGGGTTTGTTCGCCCTCGTTTCGCCATTCGTCCATGGCGCGGAGCCCCAGGGCCGCATCGGATTTCGCGGCTACGGCACGGACGTGGGCATCGAGACCCAGGAAATCTCCTGGGTCGTGCAGGACGGGGATGGCTTCGTGTGGGCCTGCGCCTCGGACGCGATGTACCGCTTCGATGGAGGACGCTTCGAGCGCTTCGACAGTGAATTCGGGCTGCCCTCCACGGATGTGAATGACCTGACGCTCGATGCGCGGGGGCACCTGCTCCTGGTGACCCGCAAGGGCGTGGTGCGCTGGGATGGCCGCCGCTTCGTTCCGGTGCGGATGCCGGACGGCGGCGCACGGGTGTGGAGTGTCCGCGTGGATCCCTCGAATCGGATGTGGGTGGGCACCGAGTACGGCCTGTTCGTGCAATCCGGAGCGGATCGCTTCGTTCCAGTGCATGGCTGGCCGGGAGGGCCGGTGTTGATGTTGGGGATGGATGCATCGGGGGCGCTCCAGGTGGTGTCCGACACCCTCCTGGGGAGCCGGGATCCCCAGGGGGGATGGCTGGTTCACGCGCTTCCCGGGCGTCCAGAGGGCATTCGAGCGCTCGTGCGGGACGGTCAGGGCCGTCTGTGGTTGAGCTCCGAGGGGTGGTTGGCCATGCAACCGAAGGGCGGGGGGCCGCTGAGGGATCGCTCCTCGCTCCTGGAGGGGCTACCGGGGGCGGGCAATCGCTTGCACGTGGGACGCCGGGGACAGCTCCAGGTGCCGAGCGCCCGGGGACTGCTTGAGGTGGAGGGAGACCACGTCGAATTGCTGCGGCTGAGCCTGCCCGAGCGGGTGTCCCGGGCGTGGGACATCCTGGAGGACCGGCAGGGAACGTTGTGGGCCGCGAGCGTGGGGGTGCACCGCTCCCTGGGCCGGGGGTTGTGGCGCGTCCACGATGCCTCCACCGGACTGCCCTCGAGCATCGTCTGGGGTCTGGCCCGAGGGGGCGATGGGACCTTGTGGGTGGGAACCGAGAAGGGCCTCGCCCATGCCACCCAGGAGGGGTGGGGTGTGGTGCCGGGGTTGGAGGACTTCTCGCTCAAGGCCTTGCTCGTGGATCCGGACGGCGCGGTGTGGTCCGCGGGAAGACCCTCCGGGCTGCACCGCTACGAGCCCGGGAGCGGAACGCTGCGAACGTTTGGCAAGGCGTCTGGCTATTCGGCGAAGAACACCTTCAGCCTCCTTCGCGAGCCCGATGGCACGTTGTGGGCGGCGACCACCTCGGGTCTGTTGCGAGGCGTGGTGGAGCAGGGGGAGGCCTCCTTCACGAACGTGCTGCCCACGACGCCCGGGGGAATGGCTTTCGTTGGCCTGGCGCGCGACGCGGAGGGGCGGCTGTGGGCCTCGGGGGACGGATTGTTCGTGCGGGAGATGGGAAGATTCCGGCATCTGGTGGGAAAGGAGGAGGGCCTGCGCCATGATCACCTGTCCTTCCTGCTCATCCGGCGAGATGGCCGCATGTGTGTCGCCTACCACGAGCCCCTGGGGTTGAGTTGTTTCTCCTACCGCGAGGGGCGGCTCACGGATCTGGTGCATCTGGATCGCGGCACGGGGCTGCACAGCAACTTCATCTACCAATTGGGGGAGGACGCGGCGGGGCGGCTGTGGATTGGCACGGGAGCGGGCGTGCATGTCGTGAGCGGGGATGGAACGCTCGAGCACTTCGGGGCGAGCGGGGGTGCTCCCGGTGACGACTTCAATGGCAACTCCTTCCTGGCGGACCAGGACGGGGCGGTGTGGACGGGCACCACGATGGGGCTCGGCCGCTTCGATGGGGCGCGCTACGGGGGTCCCGTGGAGCCGCGCATCGCCCTGCTCGGCATCCACCTGGGGGCGCGGACGTGGTCACGGCCTCCCCTGGAGGGAATCGAGGCCAGGCCTGGCGAGGACGCCTTGCAGGTGCGCTTCGCCGACCTGGGAGCGCTCGACGAGGGAGAGCTGGAGCATGAGGCGCGCCTGGTGGGGCTGGATGACTGGCACCCGGTGACGGGGCGCTCGGTGCGCTATGGGTCGCTCCCGCCGGGCGAGTACCGCTTCGAGCTTCGCGCACGCAATGGCCAGGGGGTGTGGAAGCGGGGCGTGGAGTTCGAGCTGCGGATTCCAACGCCCTGGTGGGCGTCCTGGTGGGCACGGGGCTTGGGAGGGCTGTCCCTGGGGGTGGTGGTGATGGGAATCGGCCGGTGGCGGAGCGTGGCGTTGCGCCGCCGCAACTCGGAACTGGAGCGCCTGGTGGAGGCGCGCACCGCCGAGCTTGCCCGGGAGCGTGAGAAGGTGGCCCAGGCGGAGAAGCTCTCGGCCATGGGACAACTCATGGCGCGGCTGTCCCATGAGATCAACAATCCGCTGACGGCCATCCACAACAACCTGCCGCCCGTGCGTGAGTATTTCGAACAACAGGCGGAGGTGTTGAGGCACTGCCGGGAGCGGCTGAGCGCGCATCCGGACGAGGCCCGCGAGTTGGAGCGGATCTGGCGCGAGCAGCAATTGGATTTCGTGTTGGAGGACACACCGGAGGCGCTGGAGACGATGCGTTTCGCCACCGAGCGCATCCGTTCCATCCAGGCGGACCTGAGGGCGTTCCTGAGAGGGGAGCGCCCCCGGCTGGAGGTGGGAGACCTCAACGAGACGGTGCGTGCCACGGTGGAGTTCGTACGGCGCTCGTTGCCTCCGGGGGCGCGGGTCGACGTGGACTGCGGTGACGTGCCGCGATTCGCCTTTCATGCCGGACAGTTGGGGCAGGTGTTGCTCAATCTCCTGCGCAATGCGTTGGATGCCATGGGGAGTGAAGGGGGCGAGGTGCGGGTGAGCACCCGGGTGGTGGCGGAAGGCCAGGTGGAACTGGTGGTGGCCGACGATGGGCCGGGGATTCCTCCCGTGCTGCGCGCGCGCATCTTCGAGCCCTTCTTCACCACGAAGGACGTGGGCCGGGGCTCGGGCCTGGGGTTGGCCATCTGCCGGCAGATCATCGCGGAGAACCACCAGGGCTCCCTCGAGCTGGACGAGTCGGTGCCGAGAGGCGCGTGCTTCCGGATCCGGCTGCCGCTCGTGTAG